The nucleotide sequence TTGAGCGGCTCAAAAATTTTTAAATCACCGCGCTCAATTAAATTTTTGGTAAAAATAAAATTGGCGTTTTCATCGGGAGAGTTAAAAATCAAACCGCCGGCGACCGGCAAAAAGGAATAAATAAAAAAGAACACGGCCCCCAACACCAGCAATGTTCTTAAAAAATATTTATGGTTGTTTGTTTTTGCTTCACCCATGGAATCTATTTAAATACCTTGGCTAAATAAGCTCACGATGGCAAAAATCACAGCGAGATAAAGCGTGCCGGCCGAAATGGAAGAGAGCGACTGCATTTGAAATAATAATCCAAAAAGAAGAAACAAAATCCCGAAAAATTGGCAAAACATTTTTAATTTCCCCCAAATCTCCGCCTGGATAACCAATCCTCTTTTATGCTTTAACCACCCACCGATTATCAGCACCGCTTCAATAGCGATAATTGCAAATGCAAGATAAAAAGAAAGATAACGCAAAACAATGATAAAAACCAGCGAACCGATGAGTAATTTATCCGCTAAGGGGTCATAAATTTTCCCCCACTCGGTGACTTCTTCGCGCACGCGCGCCATAGACCCATCCAACATATCGGTAAAAGCGGTAAAGATATATAGCGGGATTCCCCAGCTAAAATTTTCTTTAACTATCAGCCAAA is from Patescibacteria group bacterium and encodes:
- a CDS encoding CDP-alcohol phosphatidyltransferase family protein; its protein translation is MWKGPQIYPQDLVFRWFFNPIIPKFIKPNHITMVRFILTPLVVWLIVKENFSWGIPLYIFTAFTDMLDGSMARVREEVTEWGKIYDPLADKLLIGSLVFIIVLRYLSFYLAFAIIAIEAVLIIGGWLKHKRGLVIQAEIWGKLKMFCQFFGILFLLFGLLFQMQSLSSISAGTLYLAVIFAIVSLFSQGI